Proteins from a single region of Meriones unguiculatus strain TT.TT164.6M chromosome 21, Bangor_MerUng_6.1, whole genome shotgun sequence:
- the LOC132649749 gene encoding olfactory receptor 4P4-like, which translates to MENHKNVTEFVFMGLWENRQIELLFFLLFLLCYLAVLMGNSVILITVTCSHLIEQPMYYFLCHLSFMDLCYTSTVVPRLIRDLAAARKNISYNECMTQLFTAHLLAGVEIFILVSMALDRYVAIVRPLHYMVIMNRRRCDMLIFTAWAVGFWHSIALLLMVLSLPFCGPNHINHYLCDIKPLLKLVCKDIRVVSILVIANSGMVVVAIFLVLVASYILILYHLRTKSSEGRRKALSTCSSHIMVVVLFFVPCIYTYVLPAGSENKDKEISVFYTVLAPMLNPLIYTLRNSEMKSAMHKVWSRMSHSELR; encoded by the coding sequence ATGGAAAATCATAAAAATGTCACAGAGTTTGTTTTTATGGGCCTTTGGGAAAATAGACAAATAGAACTGCTgttctttctgctgtttctgctttgttATCTGGCTGTCTTAATGGGGAACTCTGTCATTCTAATCACCGTCACATGCAGCCACTTGATAGAACAACCAATGTATTACTTTCTATGCCACCTCTCTTTCATGGACCTCTGCTACACTTCTACTGTGGTTCCCAGGCTCATCAGGGACTTGGCTGCAGCAAGAAAAAACATTTCCTATAATGAATGCATGACCCAGCTCTTTACTGCCCATTTGCTGGCAGGTGTGGAAATCTTCATCTTGGTGTCTATGGCCTTGGACCGCTATGTTGCCATTGTCAGACCCCTGCACTACATGGTTATCATGAACAGGAGGAGATGTGATATGCTAATTTTCACCGCCTGGGCAGTGGGATTCTGGCATTCTATTGCTTTACTGCTCATGGTGCTCAGTCTGCCTTTCTGTGGTCCCAACCACATCAATCACTACTTGTGTGATATAAAACCTCTTTTGAAGCTGGTCTGTAAAGATATTCGTGTTGTTAGTATCTTAGTAATTGCCAACTCTGGGATGGTGGTTGTTGCCATTTTTCTTGTACTAGTTGCTTCTTACATACTCATTTTGTATCATTTGAGGACAAAATCATCAGAGGGGCGACGGAAAGCTCTCTCAACCTGTAGTTCTCACATAATggttgtagttttattttttgtgccCTGTATTTATACCTATGTTTTACCTGCAGGAAGTGAGAATAAGGATAAAGAAATTTCTGTGTTTTATACTGTGCTTGCTCCCATGCTGAATCCCCTCATCTACACCCTGAGAAACAGTGAGATGAAAAGCGCCATGCACAAGGTATGGTCTCGGATGTCACATTCAGAGTTAAGATAA